From the bacterium genome, the window AGGTCAGCGGCTCGTAGATCTCGTCCGAGACCACGAAGAGGTCGCGCTCGAGCGCGAGCGCCGCGAGCGCCTCCAGCTCGGCGCGCGCCAGGCCGCACCCGGTCGGGTTGGACGGCGAGTTGACGATGAGCGCCTTCGTGCGCGGCGTGATCAGCGCCCGCACCGCTTCGGCGCGCAGGCGGAAGCCGTCCTGCTCGCTCGAGGGCACGAAGACCGGCGTGCCGCCGGCGAGGCGCACCATCTCGGGGTACGAGACCCAGAACGGCGAGGGGACGAGCACCTCGTCGCCCGGGTCGAGCGAGGCCTGGAAGAAGTTGAACAGCGAGTGCTTCGCGCCGCAGGAGACGAGCACCTGGGCCGGGGCGTACTCGAGGCCGTTGTCCTCGCGCAGCTTGCGGCAGATCTCCTCGCGCAGCTCCGGGATGCCGGCGGTCGGCGTGTACTTCGTGAAGCCCGCCTCCAGCGCCTGGATCGCCGCCTGCTTGATCGGCTGCGGGGTGTCGAAGTCCGGCTCGCCGGCGCCGAAGCCGACGATGTCCACGCCCTGGGCCTTGAGCGCGTTGGCCTTGGCGGTCAGCGCGAGGGTGGCCGAGGGGACGATGGCCGAGAGGCGGCTCGTGAGCTTCATGGCGCGGCTCCTTTCCT encodes:
- a CDS encoding pyridoxal phosphate-dependent aminotransferase; this encodes MKLTSRLSAIVPSATLALTAKANALKAQGVDIVGFGAGEPDFDTPQPIKQAAIQALEAGFTKYTPTAGIPELREEICRKLREDNGLEYAPAQVLVSCGAKHSLFNFFQASLDPGDEVLVPSPFWVSYPEMVRLAGGTPVFVPSSEQDGFRLRAEAVRALITPRTKALIVNSPSNPTGCGLARAELEALAALALERDLFVVSDEIYEPLTYDGFRHVSIAALGPEIKKRTLVVNGFSKSYSMTGWRLGYAAGEKDVIAAMTTVQDHSTSNATSFAQKGAVAALRGPKETLREWVAEFSARKELIARLLRAIPGVTLPEPQGAFYAFANFSGYFGRRADGRAIDGSVALSDYLLSEAKVAIVPGAAFGSDAHLRFSFALSRERIAAGIERVGAALARLC